The DNA window AGGCCGGAACAGATGCATTTATGGTCGGCGGCTCACTCGGCATTGCGCATTCGGATTCTTTCAAGGTGATGAAGCTGATAAAAGAGAATAGCAATCTGCCACTCATCATATTCCCAGGAAATGTAGACGGCGTTCTAAAATCGGCAGACGCGATATTTTTCATGAGCCTTCTCAATTCAAGAAACCCATATTGGATTTCCGGCGCACAGGCACTTGGAGCGCCGCTTATCAGAAGAATGGGCCTTGAAGCAATTCCGATGGCATACTTAATCGTAGAGCCAGGAGGAAGCGTTTCTTTCATAGGCGACGCAAAGCCGATTCCGCGGGACAAACCGGATATTGCAGCAGCATACGCCCTTGCAGGAGAATTTCTCGGCATGCGGGTAATTTACCTTGAAGCAGGCTCAGGCGCCCGTGTTGCAGTGCCTGACGAAATTATTGCAATGGTCAGAAAAGCAGCAACAGTGCCGATAGCTGTAGGCGGCGGAATAAAGACTGCGGATGTTGCTGCGCAAAAAGTCGCGGCAGGAGCAAGCATAATCGTCACAGGCACGCTGATTGAAGAATCTAAAGACCTTGGCGAGAAGTTGGGCGCGCTGATTAAAGCGGTTAAGGAAGAGGGGAAGAAGAAGGTTGCTAAAGCTTGAAATCGCAGTATTTAAATTTTGAAATACAAAAGAATGTTATGGAATCACATGCACCATATAAAAGATTACTTGAAAATCCTATAGAACGACAAAATTTATTACTTCTTAATTTAAGCAAAATTCCAAAAGTAACAGAAGAGAAATTATTTGCAATATACTGCTTAATCGAATCAGAATTTAACAAGGATGGAAAGACATTAGGCTATTCTTTTAACTATTCGTTTGGAAAATTGCGCTGCAAGGAACTCGAAAATGACCTTTTAACTCTCGCAATTCAAAGATATATAGACTATAATGACATTAGAGACGTTAAAGAAACATAACACCAAATTCTATAATTTAACCTTCTCAAATCAATGCGCCTTTCAATGCCGTTGCGCACGAGCATCCGCGCGTGTTCGGTATTTTCGCGATCGCTTCAACAAGCATCTTTTTGACTTTTGCCTCGTTCTGCTTCATTGTTGCCACGATTTCCTCGATGCTGACATTGTGATCCTTCCAGCAGTCGTAATCAGTGACCATTGCAATTGCGGCATAGCATATCTCGGCTTCGCGCGCCAAAACGCACTCAGGCACAAGCGTCATATTTATCGTGTGGCAGCCCCATGACTTGAAAAGAAAGGATTCCGCGCGCGTTGAAAACCGAGGGCCGTTGACGCAAACCATTGTGCCTTTTTCATGAATTGCAAATCCATGCGATTTTCCGGTTTCTATAAGCAGTTTTCTTAAATCAGGGCAGAACGGGTCTGCAACAGAAATATGGCAAACCTTACCATTATCGTAAAATGTCGATTGCCTTCCATGAGTCCTGTCAATAAACTGGTCCACAACAACGAGGTCGCCCGGCTTGTAGCTCTCCTGCAAAGAACCGACAGCAGTAGGCGCAAGAATATGCTTTACTCCAAGGCTTTTGAGCGCTGAAATATTTGCGCGCGAATTCACAAGATGCGGCGGTATTGCGTGCCCCGGGCCGTGCCTGTTCAGAAACGCGACTCTTTTTCCTGCAAGCGTGCCGATAACAATTTTTGAGCTCGGCTTGCCGTAAGGCGTATCAGGATAAACTTCTGTTGTGTCTTTCAGAAGCGCGGGGTCGTAAACTCCGGTGCCTCCAATAATGCCAATTTCTGCAATATCCGTATTTGTTTGCATACAACTTGTTCGCGCGCAAACAATTTATGCTTTTAAAACAATAGGGGTTTATGCAAGTTCAAGGCAAACATTACAGAACCGTCTGGATGGAAGGGAATTCTGTCAAAATGATAAACCAGCTTCTTCTGCCGCACAAATTTGAAATCGCGAGTTTAGCAACGCATAAGGATACTGCGCGCGCAATAAAAGACATGACTGTACGCGGCGCAGGCGCTATCGGAGTTTCGGCAGGATTTGCAATGGCTCAGGCGTTTATTGAATCAAATGACGCAAAATATCTCGAAGAGGCAAAAAAGCATATTGAATCGACGCGCCCTACTGCACAGAATTTATTTTATGCAACAAATCGTGTTTTAAATGCGGCAAAAAATTCAAAAGAAGCAGCAATTCTTGAAGCGCAAAAAATCGCTGACGAGGATGCAGAAAACTGCAGGAAAATAGGAGAACTTGGAAGCGCATTAATCAAAGACGGCGCGAAAATCGAGACACACTGCAACGCCGGATGGCTTGCATTCTCTGACTGGGGAAGCGCATTATCTCCAATTTATTTTGCAAAAAGACAGGGCAAAAAAGTGTTTGTCTATGTCGATGAAACAAGGCCGCGGCTACAGGGAATGCTTTTAACATCATGGGAACTTGAAAATGAAGGAATTGAGCATAAGATAATTCCGGACAATGCCGGAGCATTTTATATGTCGCAGGGAATTGACATAATGCTTGTAGGCGCGGACAGGATTGCTGCAAACGGGGATACTGCAAACAAAATCGGAACTTTTGAAAAAGCGATTATGGCAAAAGAATTCGGCGTGCCGTTCTATATCGCTGCGCCGACAACAACAATTGATCTAAAATGCGCTTCAGGAAAAGACATTCCGATTGAGGAAAGAAGCGAAGATGAAGTTCTATATGTTTCAGGAATTGATGATGGCGGAAGTGTACGAAAAGTCAGAATCGCGCCCCAGAATTCG is part of the Nanoarchaeota archaeon genome and encodes:
- a CDS encoding geranylgeranylglyceryl/heptaprenylglyceryl phosphate synthase, which produces MSLKIGKIETYIHEKLKENGALHFTLVDPEDMIEDPEHLKAIVKTAEKAGTDAFMVGGSLGIAHSDSFKVMKLIKENSNLPLIIFPGNVDGVLKSADAIFFMSLLNSRNPYWISGAQALGAPLIRRMGLEAIPMAYLIVEPGGSVSFIGDAKPIPRDKPDIAAAYALAGEFLGMRVIYLEAGSGARVAVPDEIIAMVRKAATVPIAVGGGIKTADVAAQKVAAGASIIVTGTLIEESKDLGEKLGALIKAVKEEGKKKVAKA
- the mtnA gene encoding S-methyl-5-thioribose-1-phosphate isomerase; amino-acid sequence: MQVQGKHYRTVWMEGNSVKMINQLLLPHKFEIASLATHKDTARAIKDMTVRGAGAIGVSAGFAMAQAFIESNDAKYLEEAKKHIESTRPTAQNLFYATNRVLNAAKNSKEAAILEAQKIADEDAENCRKIGELGSALIKDGAKIETHCNAGWLAFSDWGSALSPIYFAKRQGKKVFVYVDETRPRLQGMLLTSWELENEGIEHKIIPDNAGAFYMSQGIDIMLVGADRIAANGDTANKIGTFEKAIMAKEFGVPFYIAAPTTTIDLKCASGKDIPIEERSEDEVLYVSGIDDGGSVRKVRIAPQNSRALNPAFDVTPAKYITGIITEKGIVKPNNDEIKQLFEH
- the mtnP gene encoding S-methyl-5'-thioadenosine phosphorylase, coding for MQTNTDIAEIGIIGGTGVYDPALLKDTTEVYPDTPYGKPSSKIVIGTLAGKRVAFLNRHGPGHAIPPHLVNSRANISALKSLGVKHILAPTAVGSLQESYKPGDLVVVDQFIDRTHGRQSTFYDNGKVCHISVADPFCPDLRKLLIETGKSHGFAIHEKGTMVCVNGPRFSTRAESFLFKSWGCHTINMTLVPECVLAREAEICYAAIAMVTDYDCWKDHNVSIEEIVATMKQNEAKVKKMLVEAIAKIPNTRGCSCATALKGALI